Proteins encoded in a region of the Podarcis muralis chromosome 4, rPodMur119.hap1.1, whole genome shotgun sequence genome:
- the OLIG2 gene encoding oligodendrocyte transcription factor 2, whose product MLLYSLRSGTATSAAGEDPAAQRDPPCKLTSMDSDASLVSSRPSSPEPDELFVSSRSKSGGGGGFSAGGAVSSSTPSDSPAELSAELRSAMSAAGVVMVDKLAFKSPSSSSSSSSSSSSSASKKDKKQMTEPELQQLRLKINSRERKRMHDLNIAMDGLREVMPYAHGPSVRKLSKIATLLLARNYILMLTNSLEEMKRLLSEIYGGHHAAGFHPAAAAAAAAAACPGGMVGHSAPLPGHPASHAVHHPILPPAAVSSASLPGSAGLSAVSSIRPSHGLLKSPSSAAAAAAAAAAAAAAAAASGPLGSSFQHWGGMPCPCSMCQVPAPSHHHVSSMNTASLPRLTSDAK is encoded by the exons ATGCTTCTGTATTCATTGCGCTCTGGGACAGCCACCAGCGCTGCTGGAGAGGATCCGGCCGCTCAGAGAGATCCCCCCTGCAAACT GACCAGCATGGACTCGGACGCGAGCTTGGTGTCCAGCCGCCCTTCGTCGCCGGAGCCCGATGAGCTCTTCGTGTCGTCCAGGAGcaagagcggcggcggcggcggcttctcGGCGGGCGGCGCCGTGTCCAGCTCGACGCCCAGCGACTCTCCAGCGGAGCTGAGCGCGGAGCTGCGCAGTGCCATGAGCGCGGCCGGGGTGGTGATGGTAGACAAGCTGGCCTTCaagtctccctcctcctcttcctcctcgtcgTCGTCCTCCTCTTCGTCGGCGTCCAAGAAGGACAAGAAGCAAATGACGGAGCCGGAGCTGCAGCAGTTGCGCCTGAAGATCAACAGCCGCGAGCGCAAGCGGATGCACGACCTGAACATCGCCATGGACGGCCTGCGGGAGGTGATGCCCTACGCGCACGGCCCGTCGGTGCGCAAGCTCTCCAAGATCGCCACCCTTCTGCTGGCGCGCAACTACATCCTCATGCTCACCAACTCCCTCGAGGAGATGAAGAGGCTCCTCAGCGAGATCTACGGCGGCCACCACGCCGCCGGTTTCCACCCCGCCGCCGcagccgccgctgctgccgccgcctgccCGGGCGGCATGGTGGGCCATTCCGCGCCTCTGCCGGGCCACCCGGCTTCGCACGCCGTGCACCACCCGATCCTGCCCCCCGCCGCTGTCTCCAGCGCCTCCCTGCCCGGTTCCGCGGGCTTGTCGGCTGTCAGCTCCATCCGGCCCAGCCACGGCCTCCTCAAGTCGCCGTccagcgccgccgccgcggccgctgctgcagctgctgcggcggcggcggcagcggcttcGGGCCCGCTGGGCAGCAGCTTCCAGCACTGGGGAGGGATGCCGTGTCCCTGCAGCATGTGCCAGGTGCCCGCCCCGTCGCACCACCACGTCTCCAGCATGAACACGGCCAGCCTGCCCAGATTAACCAGCGACGCCAAATGA